CGCTGGCCGCCACGGCCGTGAGGGCCGGAAAGCCCAGCCGCCGCATCAGCACCAGCAGCACCGGCACCAGGGCAATGATTTCCTCGCCCATGTTTTCGAGGGCGCCCATGGTGGCAAACAGCAGCCCCACCAGCGGAATGACGAGCACCTGCCGGCCCTGGGTTTTCAGCAGCAGCCAGTCGACGCCGTGGCGCAGGGCGCCGGTTTGGTCGACCACGGTGAAGGCGCCGCCGGCCAGGAAGATGAGAAAGACCACGCCCGCGGCATCGGCCAGGCCCTTGGGCAGGTCCACGAGCATGTCGAGCGGGCCCACGGGCGTGGCGGGCACGCGGTGGTACGACCCGGCCACCACCACTTCGCGCTGGGCAACGGGGTCTTGGCGGCGGTCGAAGCGGCCGGCGGGCAGCACGTAGCTAAGCACCGCGGCCAGCACGATGAAGCCCACCAGCAGCACCAGCGGGTGAGGAAAGCGAAAGGTGTTCATGGGAAAATGGACGGTGAATCGGGAACAAAAGAACGTCAGGCTAGCGTCACCAACCCGTCATGCTTCAGTTGGCGTCCGCCTGTCGAAGCATCTCGCGTGTACTGTCTGTCATCCTGAGCGCAGCGAAGGACCTTCTCACGGCTGAGCGTTAATTGGCTTCATTATGGGTGGACAGTTGAGAAAATGAACGTCATGCTGAGCGCAGTCGAAGCATCTCTACTGCAACACTAACTTTAATCGGTTGCGCGGTAGAGATGCTTCGACTGCGCTCAGCATGACGTTCTTTTGTACCCTCTGATGACCTTCGCCGAATTTAAAGCTCTGCACCAGCGCCGCCAGGCCGAGCACCTGGCCCGGCACGGCACGCGCCTGGCCGAGCGCCAGGAAGACAGCTTCGACCTGGTGCTGTATGCGGTAGAAGGTTTTTATGCCGAAACCTGGCGTAGTCGGGGCGAGGAGCACATCCTCTTCATCCACGTGTTCCAGAAGCCCACCGGGCTGGGCGACTACCTCAAGCTGGTGCGCCTGCCCGAAGCCCTGTGAGCCGGCTTGGCAGGCGGGAATTTCTTACGACATTCGCCGGGCCCGTTGCTACCAACGCGGCGTAGCAGCTTTTGTATGACCTGGCGAGGCGCCCTGGCGGGCCTGTTCTTCCTGGCGGGCACCGCGGCGCAAGCGCAGCAGGCCCCGGCCACCGATTCGATTACGCGGCAACTGAACCGGCGCCTGACCCAGGGCACCGTGCCGCCCATGGTGCGCGTGGTGCAGGTGCGCGAGCTGCTGCTGGCCGACCTGCGGCGCGACGAGGTGCGCCAGGTACCCCAGCTGCTGGCCTACGTGGCCCAAACGGTACCCGACTCCGTGACCGCCGTGCAGCCGCCCGAGGCCTGGGCCCTGCTGCTGGCGGCCGGGCAATTTGAGCAGCTGCTCAAGCGCGTGGCCGCCGACAATCCCTTCGACGCCCCGCGCCTGGCCCGGCCCCGACTGCAGCCGCCCCGCGATGGCTTGTTTGACCTGACCCAGGACTACCTCGTGCGCCACGAGGCCGACCTGCGCGCCCGCGCCCGGCAGGTGCGCGTGCCGGCCGAAGATTCCACGTTTCTGCAGTTGGCCCTCTCGCTGCTGACGCAGCGACGCTTTTCGCCGACTTCCCAGGGGCTAAATGCGGACCTGCAGCAGTTTCTGGACCGCTACCCGCGCTCCGAGTACGGGTACTTCGTGGCGCGTGCGGTGCGGCCCGAATACAAGCCCTCGCGGTTTAGCTACGGGCTCGATTTCCATTCCGGCACGGGCTTCTTCACGGGCGGGCTCAACGCCGATTTCCGGCCGGTGTTCAACTTCGGGCACGGGTTTGAGTTCGGCTGGGACCGGTACATGCTCTACCTGCGTAACTACATCGGCACGGCCGAAACCCGCCGCCCCTACACCGCCGACGGCCACACCTGGCCCGCCGGGCAGCGCCTCAACTACTACGTGCCCGAACTATCGGTGGGCTACCGGCTGCTCGAAGCCAAGCGCCTGCAGGTGACGCCCTTCGTGGGGGCTTCGTGGTGCAACTTCGCGCCCGCCAAGATGGAGGACCGCAAAAACCCGGACCTGGATTTCGACGTCACCTACGGGCACCCCCTCACCGCCGGCCTCGACCTGAACATACTGCTCTGGCGCACCGAAAGCGGCCCGGAAATTGGCTCCTGGCTGCTCAAAATCCGGAGCGGCGTGCGCGCCGCCCGCAGCCCGCAGGCGCCGGCCGCGAGCGGCACGCTCTTCTACCTCGACGTGGGCATCGGCGGGTTTGGCCGCCTGATGCGCGCCCAGCGGCCCGGCTAGGCCCGCTAACGGCGCCTACTCGTTTTCCAGCCGGTCCGCGTCGGTGAGCTGGGTTGCCGCTCGAACTACCCACTTGGGCAGCAACCCGTGGCCGTAGCCAGCGGGAGAGGAGGGCGGGGCGATACGTAAAAAACCGGTCAGAAGTGGTTTCGAACCACTTCTGACCGGTTTATAACCGCTTTGGAGTGGTTCCGAACCACCCGGGACCGGTTCCCAACCACTCACGACCGGTCCGGAACCACTTTGCAGTGGTTGGAAACCACTCAGTACCGGTTCTCAACCACCCGGGACCGGTTCCGCAGCACCCGGGAGGGGTCCGGAACCGGTCGGGGGCGGGGCTAGGCCGTGGCGGGGGCCGCTTTGGCGGCTTTGGCGGCGCTCAGGCGGTTGGCGCAGGTCTTCGTACACGTCGTCGGCGGTCACCATCACGTCGGCGCCGGCCAGGCGGTAGGTGTCGCTCACTTTTTGGGCCAGGGGCCCGAGCACGGCCTGGATGCCGCGCAGGCCGTCCATGAGGGCCACGTCTTTCTCGAACTCGGCCAGGTCGAAGGAGCGGCGGGTGAAGCCCGGGTCGGCGCGCACGGCGTCGAGGGCGGCCTGGGCAAAGGGCACGCCGTCGAAGCCGATGTTGCGCAGGCCGCGGCTTTCCTCGGGCTGCAGGGTGATGAGGAAGGGCATCAGGTCCTGGACCTGGCGCAGCAGGTCGACGATTTTCTTGGCGTCGGCGGTAGAGAGGGTTTCCGAGATGCGGTTGCCTTGCTTCATGGGAATGGGGTAAATGGGTAAAAGATGGAGGAAAAAATGCCGGGCTGGGGCTCCCGGCCCGGTGCGGGTGTAAGTAGCAGGATGTCCTATTTTTCGATGCGCAGCTGCTGGCGACTCAGCACCTCATTGCCGCGCAGGATGTGCACGAAGCCGGAAACACAAACTGCACGGTGCGGGTGGCCACCTTGCTGGCCAGGGGGCTCACCGTGACCAGCGTGCGCTGCTCGTAGGGCGAGGCGGGCCGGTTGGGGGCGTCGTAGAGCTGCTCGTTGCTGACCGTGACGAGGCCCGCCGTGCCGGCGTCGTCGCGAAACCGGTCGTAGCGGGCCAGAAACCCGCTCACCGGCTCGGCGCAGTAATTGACAGCGGTGCCGCCCCCACCGGAGGGCGGCAAGACAACCGACGTGGTAGGGGCAGCCGGCCGTTGGGCGTGGGCTTGGCGGGGCAGGGCAGCGGCCACGGCAAGCCCGAATAGTAGCCATTTTTTCATGGTACAGTTGGGAAAGGGTTGGGAAAAAGAAAAGATTTACTGCTTGCGGTCAAAGCGTCCGCTGGTAATGGTCACCGTTTTATTTGGGTTAGACTGATTGACAGCCGTGAACTCGAACGTGCCGGCCGAAATACCCTTTTGAACGTTGGCATATTCCAACACCACTTGGCCAATATGTTGGGCATCGGTTCCATATACTTCCACGGCATTATCCGAGTAGAGCACCGCGTGATTTAGCGCGTACAAGTCACTGGTTTGAGGATAATACCCCGTGTTTTTATTCAATAGATACGTCCCTACTTTTTGGGAACGGAAGAATAAGCTCACGGTAGTGTTTTTACCGTTCATCTGCCCATTTAAGTCGATTGTGTAAATGCTGTCAAAAGAAAATCCCCCTCTCAAGGCTGGAATAGGATTGCTCAGCAGGCTGCCCCCGTACTCAGCGGCCACGAACCGCTCGCCGTTGATGAGGCAGCCGCCGGTGTTCTTGCCTTCGTGCGTGGCCGGGGGCAGGCCGGCTTCGGGGTCGTCTTTCTTGCAGCCAGCGGCCAGCAAGGCGGCTAGCAGCAGAGCATAAAATAGATTGTTCATGATGGAAGGGGGTTGAAGGTGGAATGATACGCCCAACGTGCGTGATGCAATAGGCCCCGCCGGACAATGGCGAAGAAGTCCCGTGATGTAAAATGTCCCATGAGGCGCGACGGGATGCTCGCGAACGGCAACCGGCCAGCGGGTGCAGGGCAAGGGTTCCCGGTCGGGGCACGGCCGGCGAAGCCAGACCCGCTCATCGGGCCGCCATTGCTGCGAAAAGCAGGCGTTTGTTTCATGGCGAGGGATGGGTAGAGAGGGATGGGTAGAATCCGAAATGCCGCAGGGCCGGCCTGTAGGGCGCCAGCTTTTCTCAAACGTAACCGATTTGCCTGCGATACGCGAATAAATATATTTGCCAATCAGACTTTTATAGGGTGTTATCGAAGAAATAGCAGACGGGATTTTGCCCTTGCAAAGCACGTGCGGGCCATTGCATAAGGAAAAGGTTGGGACTTTAGAGCCGCCGGTTAAAAGCAATTTGGTAACATGGCTCGCCGGATGGGTGCCACCTCCCCAACAGCCGCGAAAAAGCTCCGCCACCATCGCAACCGGGGCTTCG
This DNA window, taken from Hymenobacter sp. 5317J-9, encodes the following:
- a CDS encoding DUF6252 family protein; translated protein: MNNLFYALLLAALLAAGCKKDDPEAGLPPATHEGKNTGGCLINGERFVAAEYGGSLLSNPIPALRGGFSFDSIYTIDLNGQMNGKNTTVSLFFRSQKVGTYLLNKNTGYYPQTSDLYALNHAVLYSDNAVEVYGTDAQHIGQVVLEYANVQKGISAGTFEFTAVNQSNPNKTVTITSGRFDRKQ